The genomic segment GGCCGGCTTCGATTCTGTTAATGGCCGCTGCGGCTCCGCTGTTCGAGAAGCGGGATCGGCGCGACGACCTGGCATTGTTGGCTGTTGTCGCGGCATTGCCGGCCCGGCTGCGTGCGGGGGTGAACAACCCAGTGGATGAGTCGGAGTCACTCACTGTACGCCTTGGCAAAGAGGGCGTCGAAGAGGCTGCGAAAGCGTTCGAAGCATTGGAAAAGGTGCTGCGCGGTGCCACCGACGCCGGCAGTCCTTCACAGGCCTGCATCTGGATGCAAGGCGAGTTCGGTCCACGTTTTCCGAACGAGCCGGACCGGGTCAAGGTGGTATCCGTTGCCGCCACCATTGCCGCAGCGCCGGCCACAGATGGTCCGAGTGAATTGGTCGGGCGAACGAAAGCCGGATGAGCAGCGTCGCCGCAGTCGCGGACGTGATCGAAGCCTTCAAGCAGCAAGGCTTCGAGTTTGTCGGTAAGACGGACGACGGTTGGTTCAAGCTGCGGGGGCCGCTGACCCCGCTCGGAGCAGACAAGGGGTGTCTGTGTGAGGTTCAGCTCGACCCCACCTTCTTCGACCTGCCTCGCATTCGGCTGCTTGAAATACCACCTGCACTGCCCAACGCAGTTCCTCACCTTGGCGCGGATGGCGGCCTTTGCTATCTGGCCAAGGGAACCGTCGTGATGGACATCTACGACCCTGTAGGGCAGTCCTTGGCATGCCTGCAACGTGCGGCCGCGGTGCTCGGGCAGATATTGAAAGGCGAGATAGTCGAGGATCTTGCCGAAGAATTCTTTGCCTACTGGAACGGCTGGCTTTGCTTCGTGGACATGCAAGGCGAAGATCTGGGGTGGCAGAACTGTATCGTTGCGCAAGCCAATGGGAATCCGCTCTGGTTCATAACCGACAACGAAGATCGAACAACAAGAAAGCTGCATTCACTCGGCTACCAGGTCACCGATAAAACGGTGCTGACTTACCGGGTCAAGACCACCGCACAACCCCGACCACTGACCAGCCACTGGCCACCGGAGACAGTGGCGGATATCTTGGCTTGGCAAAGCACCCTGGACTCTCGGTGTCGGCGCAAGATTCACGAACGAGTCAAGGAAGGGCAAAGCAAAAAAGCAAATGGCGTCCTGATCATCATCGAATCGCCACTGATGACCTACGGCTTTGCCGTGCTCTTTGACCACCAAGTGAGTCAAAAGACCAAGCTCGCTGATCGCAGGGATTCGAGTTTTGGGCTGAAGGTGATGCCCGTCTCGGTGATCCGAATTGATGACCGGTATCTGGCCCAGCGCAACATCCCCAAGTCGAGAACGCTGGCAGGGAAGCGAATCGCACTTGTGGGTTGCGGCACGATCGGCGGATACCTCTCGGACATGCTGGTCAAGGCCGGGGCAGGCTCATGCGGGGGGAAACTCACACTGGTGGATTTTGATGGCCTCCTTCCGCAAAACATTGGACGGCATCGCCTCGGCTTCCCGGACCTGTTGTCGAACAAGGCCGAGGCGATGGTGAAGGAACTCAAGCGCTTGTCGCCAGGCGCCGAGGTTCATGCGCTCCCCGTGGATGTCAGGCAGGCCCAACTGGGAAAACTGGACCTACTCATCGATGCCACCGGCGAAGAATCCCTCGGACATTGGCTGTGCGGCCGCTTCATGGCACCCACGCCCATGCTTTCTGTCTGGATCGAAGGGCCGGGAACGGCTGTGCGTGCGCTCCTGAGAACGAACGCATCGGGTGCGTGCTACCGATGCCTATGGCACAGCTACAGAAGAGGCGAACTTCGCTCGACCCTTGATGCTCTGCCTAACATCTTGGCAGGCCATGGGTGCGAGGGCTTGTATGTGCCATTTCCGGCTTCGGTGTCGGTGCAGGCTGCCAGCTTGGGTGCTGAGATGGCCCTTGATTGGATCAACGGCGTCCACTCTCCTGCGTTGCGGACCCGGCTGATCGACCAGACCCATCAGCTGGCCACGCCTGACTGCGATCCTCTGCGAGATCGGGATTGCCCGTTATGCAATTCCTAGGGCGTGTTAACAATCAATGGACTATGTCTATACTTGATCTTTGAATGAATAGGAGTCCAAGATGCAAGAAGTCAGAAAACTACTATGTGATGAACAATGGGAGAAATTATCTCCGTTATTACCGGGTAAGCCGAGCGATCCTGGGGCGACCGCCCAGGACAATCGGCTATTTTTGGAAGCGGTGTTGTGGATCATGCGCACGGGTTCACCATGGCGAGACTTGCCTGCAGAATTGGGCAACTGGCACACGACATACACGCGGTTCAAACGCTGGGGCGAGTCGGGCGTATGGCAGCGGGTCTGCGAAATTGTCAGTGGCGACAGAGATTTGAAAATGCTGATGATCGATAGTACGGTGGTGCGTGCACATCAACACGCTGCTGGTGCCAAAAAAAAGAGGGGCCACAGGCAATAGGCCGTTCGCGTGGTGGATGGACGAGCAAGATTCACGTCGTTGTCGATGCGCTCGGTAGCCCAGTGCGTTGGCTGCTCACGGGTGGCGAGGTAGCCGATATTACACAAGCCAAGTCGCTGTTGGAAGGCTTGAAAGCCGATGCGGTACTGGCTGACAAGGGCTACGATGCCGATGCCCTGATTGACAGCATTCAGGTCGCTGGTGCGACGGCGGTCATTCCACCCAGGCGCAATCGTGTGGTACAGTGAAGTTATGATCGACATCTGTATAAGGAGCGCAATTTGGTCGAGCGTTTTTTTAATCGGATCAAGCAATTCCGAAGAATCGCAACTCGTTATGAAAAGCTGGCGCGTAACTACCTGTCGTTTCTCAATCTGGTTTGTACTTATATCTGGATTACTTGATTGTTAACACGCCCTAGGCACTCGCGCTCGTTGCGCCCGTCCGCCATCACGCTGAAACGCTGTCCGCGATCAGCCTGAAATGGCTGTCCGGGATCGCTGAAATCCGCAGCCTGGAACCTCAACTGGACCGCGATCCACGACCCGCTGCGCCTCTCGCGCACGATCACGCGGGCCGCCCCCGAATCCACCGAGAAGGACTACCTCGGCCGCCAGCTCAAGACCCTGCTGCACGAGCTGGAGCACGTGTTCGGCGCCGGCTCCGGCGAGTACTACAACGCCATCGCCGTGACCGACACCACCGAGGTGGCGCCCAAGGCCGACCTCGAACTCGCCAAGCTCACCGACCGCTACTGGTGGCAGCGCCAGCAGTGGCGCCTCGACCCGCTGCTGGGGACCGTGTTCGAAGAGCGCTTCGACCCGCCGTCAACCGCGTCGCCACGCTGGAGATGATCCGTTTCACCGAAGGCACCAAGGCCAACATCAACACCGACTGGAGCGACTGGCCCAAGCTCGGCAGCTCGAAGTACATGGCCACGACCACCGCCACGCAGGTGCGCGTGACGGATCGCGAGACCGGTGCGGTGTTGGCAGGCGCGCAGGTCTCGGTATGGCGCGACCCCGGTGCGCAGAAGCCGCTGGAGCCGCTCGCACAAGGCGTGGCCGATGCCAGCGGCCTCTTCGCGTTCGACTGGCGCTGCGGCTTCAACTGCTTGGCGGTCGGCAAGACCAACCTGCTCGTGAAGGCGCAGGCACCGGGCCGTGCGCCGGGCGCGACGTGGTTCACCATCTTCGATGCGTTCGAGCAGAAGGCGGTGCAGGGCCAGGCGGCCTTCACCATCGACCTGCCGCTGGGCATTCCCGATGCCTACAAGCCGACCGTTTCGCTGGCCGCGCCGGCCATGGCCACGGTGGGCCAGCCCACGCCCCTTGCACTGGTGGCGGTGGACAACGTGGGCGTCTTCGGCGTCAAGGTGCTCGGTGCCAACAGCCTGCCGATCTGCACCTTCACGGCGCCGCCGTACACCTGCATGTGGACGCCGACTGCGCCGGGCATGCAGACGATTCGCGTGATCGCGCTCGATATGGCCGGCAACTCGGCGGTCGCCTTCGCGAACGTGATCGTCAATCCGCCGACCGACACCGTGCCTGCCGTTGCGTTGGCAACGCCGGCTCACGGCTACGGCATCTGACAACGTCGGCGTCTCGGAGGTGAAGTTCATCATCGATGGCAAGGCCGTGTGCGCGCTGCGCGCCGCGCCTTATTCCTATTCGTGGACGCCTGCGAAGACCGGTGCCGCGAGCATCGAGGTGCTTGCGGCCGATGCAGCGGGTAACGTTGCCAGCGCTTCGGTCAACGTGCGTGTCGAGGGGATGCAGCCGGAAGACCTGTAGCCCACCAGTGCGGCCTCAGGCCAGGTTCGTGAAGCTCGCGTTGCCCAGCCCCGTGCCGATGGTCAGCACGCCCCAGTGCTTCACCTCGCGCATGAAGGGCAACTCGCTCAGCCCCTGCACCACGGCGTCGTGGGCTAGTGTCGCGTCACCGATCATCTGTCGGTCTGCGCTGGCCATCGAAGTGCATCGCGGCGTTGCATCGCTTGCCAATACGCTCGGTATTGGCTGCGCGATGCGCCTTGCGCTGCGCTCCGATGGCTGCGCGCAGCCTACGACATCTGACCGATGACGCGACACTAGAGCAGCCGTCGTAGGCCGCATATCCAGCGGTGCTCAACGCCTGGTTGCCCAAGAGGCTCGCTCGATCAGAGCGTATGGGGCTACCACGGTGCGAGGAGGGGCGACGATCTGAACGCGTCCAGAAAGACGATCCAGAAGTAGTGCCTTGGCATGGGCAGCGACAAGCTCCGCATCGGTGCGCAGTGCGGTGATGGGCGGGTCGTGTGTTTGGGTGAAGTCGCTGTCACCAATGCTCACGACGGAGAAATCCTGCGGGACTCGACGCCCGGTTCGTGCGACTGCCCTCAATGCGCTGACAAGAATGTGCGTGCCTTGGGCGATCAGGGCGGTAGGAGGGGCAGGACCTTCGAGCATGCGCAGCAGGTCTTCGTAGACGGAACTGGTCGGAGTTGGCTGGCGCAGGATGAGATCCGGTGGTTCCATTCCCGCGGCGCAATACGCCGCCTTGTAGCCCTCGATGCGTTTTCGGACCGGCCGACTGTCTGCATTCCACAGTGCCAGCGCGATGCGTTCATGTCCGAATGCAAACAGCTGGTTGCAAGCGTCCTTCATGCCACGCACATGGTCGAACAGGAGGGCATCGGCACGCGTATCAGGCATTTCTCGGTCATAGAGCACGATCGGCATCGACATCGAGTTCATCAACGCCACCAGCTCTGGAGCGCGCTCATGTCCGGGTGCACAAATCACCCCATCCATGCCGCGCGTCTGGAACGTGCGCAGGCTTTCGAGTTCACGTTCGACATCGTTCAGCCCATGCGCCAGCAACAGCATGTACCCATCGGCGCGGAAAGCATCTTCAAGCGTGCGGAATGCACGTGCATAAAGGGGATTGGTGATGTCGGAAAACATGCATCCGATGGTCCTGCTGCTTCTGGAGCGCAAAGCCCGCGCGGTATGGCTCGGCTGATATTCCAGCTGCGCCATCGCGTGCTCGACCTTCGCGCGCACATCTGGCGAGACATTGGCTGCCTGATTGAGCACGCGCGAGGCGCTGCCCACCGAAACGCCGGCCATCGCGGCGACGTCCTGAATTCGAATCTTCTTGTCTTGCATACGGGAAAAGGCGCTTTCTTCTTCGCTTGAGGACGCATTTCAGCACAGCGGGGCAATCAGCCGAGCAGGAGGTAACGGGTAAACCCCAATTTGGTGAATCGATTCATATTCTACGATTCGGCTCATCATGAATCGATTCACCAACTGTGCTCCTTCGGGCTCGGTCGCCTCCGAGATCTGCACGGCTTCGCCGCTTTCGCGCCGTGCTCTTCTGTTGGCCGCCGTGGGCTGCGTGCCGGCCCTGGCGGGCGCGCAGGGGCGTGAATTTCCGCAGCGGCCGATACGCTTGGTTCTGGGTTTTCCTCCCGGCGGGGCCACCGACAATTCGGCCCGCCTGGTCGCCCAGAAGATGGCTGAGGGGTTGGGGCAACCCATCGTCGTGGAGAACCGGCCGGGCGCTTCGGGAAACATCGCCGCGGAAGCCGTTGCACGCAGTGCGCCGGATGGCTACACGCTGTTCTATACGACCAGCACCATCCACGGCATCAACCCCAATGTGTTCGCCAAGCTCCCCTACGACCCGGTCGCGGACTTCGAGCCGGTGCTCTTTGTGAGTCGTACGCTCATGGTGCTGTTGGTGCGTAGCGACCTGGGTGTGACCTCCACGCGGGAG from the Verminephrobacter eiseniae EF01-2 genome contains:
- a CDS encoding ThiF family adenylyltransferase, which codes for MSSVAAVADVIEAFKQQGFEFVGKTDDGWFKLRGPLTPLGADKGCLCEVQLDPTFFDLPRIRLLEIPPALPNAVPHLGADGGLCYLAKGTVVMDIYDPVGQSLACLQRAAAVLGQILKGEIVEDLAEEFFAYWNGWLCFVDMQGEDLGWQNCIVAQANGNPLWFITDNEDRTTRKLHSLGYQVTDKTVLTYRVKTTAQPRPLTSHWPPETVADILAWQSTLDSRCRRKIHERVKEGQSKKANGVLIIIESPLMTYGFAVLFDHQVSQKTKLADRRDSSFGLKVMPVSVIRIDDRYLAQRNIPKSRTLAGKRIALVGCGTIGGYLSDMLVKAGAGSCGGKLTLVDFDGLLPQNIGRHRLGFPDLLSNKAEAMVKELKRLSPGAEVHALPVDVRQAQLGKLDLLIDATGEESLGHWLCGRFMAPTPMLSVWIEGPGTAVRALLRTNASGACYRCLWHSYRRGELRSTLDALPNILAGHGCEGLYVPFPASVSVQAASLGAEMALDWINGVHSPALRTRLIDQTHQLATPDCDPLRDRDCPLCNS
- a CDS encoding LacI family DNA-binding transcriptional regulator, translated to MQDKKIRIQDVAAMAGVSVGSASRVLNQAANVSPDVRAKVEHAMAQLEYQPSHTARALRSRSSRTIGCMFSDITNPLYARAFRTLEDAFRADGYMLLLAHGLNDVERELESLRTFQTRGMDGVICAPGHERAPELVALMNSMSMPIVLYDREMPDTRADALLFDHVRGMKDACNQLFAFGHERIALALWNADSRPVRKRIEGYKAAYCAAGMEPPDLILRQPTPTSSVYEDLLRMLEGPAPPTALIAQGTHILVSALRAVARTGRRVPQDFSVVSIGDSDFTQTHDPPITALRTDAELVAAHAKALLLDRLSGRVQIVAPPRTVVAPYALIERASWATRR
- a CDS encoding Ig-like domain-containing protein, yielding MKFIIDGKAVCALRAAPYSYSWTPAKTGAASIEVLAADAAGNVASASVNVRVEGMQPEDL
- a CDS encoding Ig-like domain-containing protein, with product MIRFTEGTKANINTDWSDWPKLGSSKYMATTTATQVRVTDRETGAVLAGAQVSVWRDPGAQKPLEPLAQGVADASGLFAFDWRCGFNCLAVGKTNLLVKAQAPGRAPGATWFTIFDAFEQKAVQGQAAFTIDLPLGIPDAYKPTVSLAAPAMATVGQPTPLALVAVDNVGVFGVKVLGANSLPICTFTAPPYTCMWTPTAPGMQTIRVIALDMAGNSAVAFANVIVNPPTDTVPAVALATPAHGYGI